The genomic interval GACCTCATCGCCCTCCAGCTCAAGGACGGCGGACCGCTGCTGTTCGAGGCGGAGGCCCTGGCCGTCGAGGGCGCCGACACCGACGCCCCGCGCGTCCGCTTCCGGCACGAGGGCCGCGAGGACGTCCTGGAGTGCGAGTACGTCGTCGGCTGCGACGGCTTCTGGGGCGTGGCGAGGAAGGCGATCCCCGCCGAGCTGGCCCGGGTCTTCGAGCGGACGTACCCCTTCGCCTGGCTGGGCATCCTCGCCGACGTCCCGCCCTCCCACGACGAACTCGTCTACGCCCGCCACGACCGCGGCTTCGCCCTGCTGTCCATGCGCTCCCCGTCCGTCTCCCGCCTCTACCTCCAGGTCCCCGAGGGCACCGACGCCCAGAGCTGGGGCGACGAGGAGATCTGGGACGAGCTGGAGCGCCGTTTCGAGACGGACGACGACTGGAGGCTCGACAGGGGGCCGATCACCCAGAAGTCCGTCACCCCCATGCGCTCCTACGTCCACGAACCCATGCGCCACGGCCGGCTCTTCCTCGCCGGCGACGCGGCGCACATCGTCCCGCCCACCGGCGCCAAGGGCCTGAACCTCGCCGTGGGGGACGTCGTCACCTTCGCGAGGGCGCTGACGCACCAGAAGGAGACCGGTTCGGCCGAACGCCTCGACGCGTACTCCGAGACCTGCCTGCGGCGGGTGTGGCAGGCCGAACGGTTCTCGTACGACATGACGAGCCTCCTGCACCGGGCGCCCGACGCCACTGGCTTCGAGGACCGGATGCAGCTGGCCCGGCTGGAGCGGATCGCCGGTTCGCGGGCCGCCGAGACCGACCTCGCCGAGGGGTACACCGGCTTCCCCTTCGGGTGAGGCCCCTCCAGTGCCGGGAATCACGCCTGCGCGTAGCGTGTTGGCCAGCACAACGAGGGAAGATCCTCCTCAAGCACTAGGGTCATTCCTTTGCCTACCCATTACTCTTGAGGGCAAGGTCCACACACGGTGGCCATGGAGGAGTGAAATGAGGAGCAGCAACCCGGTCTTCTCGCGACGGGGGTTCAGCCGCGACAACGGCTACGCGGGCTTCAACACCGCGCCGCAGGCCGGGGGCGCAGCCGTGGGCACGCAGGGCAGCCCCTACGCGCAGCCGCAGGGCAACCCGTACGCGACCAACCCCTATGCCCAGCAGGGTCTGCAGCAGGGCGCACCGCCGCAGACCCCGGTGACCACCGGCCGCATGACGATGGACGACGTCGTCCTGCGCACCGGCACCACCCTCGGCATCCTGATCGTCACCGCAGCCCTCGCCTGGGCGCTGCTGCCCGTCGACGACGCCAACATCGGCCGCTCGTACGGCATCGGCATCGGCGCCGCGCTGATCGGCATGGTCCTGGCGCTCGTGCAGTCCTTCAAGCGCAAGGCCACGCCCGCGCTGATCGTGTCGTACGCCGCGTTCGAGGGCGTGTTCCTCGGCGTCGTCTCCAGCGTCGTCGACCACCGCATCGCGAGCGGCGCGGCCATGCAGGCCGTGATCGGCACCCTGGCGGTCTTCGCCGCCGTACTGGTGGCGTACAAGGCCGGCTGGATCCGCGTGAACCGGCGGTTCTACGGCTTCGTCATGGCGGCCGCGCTGGGCTTCGTCCTGCTGATGGTGGTCAACATGCTGTTCGCCGTGTTCGGCGGCGGTGACGGCCTCGGCTTCCGCAGCGGCGGCCTCGGCATCCTGTTCGGCATCATCGGCGTGCTGCTCGGCGCGTGCTTCCTCGCCCTCGACTTCAAGCAGGTCGAGGACGGCATCGCCTACGGCGCGCCGAAGGAGGAGGCCTGGCTGGCGGCGTTCGGTCTCACGCTGACGCTGGTGTGGATCTACATGGAGTTCCTGCGACTCATCGCGATCCTCAACAGCAACGACTAGTCCTCGACGGTCGTTCGGGTCGTACGGCGAAGGGCCCCCGGTTCCGACCGGGGGCCCTTCGGCATGTGCGCAGCTCAGAAGTACCTGCGCGCGGCCCTCCTCAGGTCGTACTCGTGGATGATCGCCTTGGCGTGGCCGTACGCGAGGTTGTGTTCGTGGCGGAGCCAGCTGACCTTTTCCTCGAAGCGGAAGAGGGCCGGGCCTTCGTCGACGGTGCGCAGCCAGTCGGATACTTCACGACCGGTGCAGTGGGGGATGCGGGCGAGCAGGTTGCGGTGGGTCTCCTCGGAGAGGACGTGGGACATCGGCGCCTCCGGACGCAAAGGGGATGTAAGCCGGTCCTTCAGGTCACCGTGCCTGAGCGTTCGCCTGTTGGCAACAGTCCCGGTCGGACGCGTACGGTTGCCGGGTGGCTGATACTTCGCGTCTGACCCGGGCTGTGGACCACTTCGCCGACCGTCTGCGGGCCGCGCCGCAGAGCCGGTTGCAGCGGGGCGCGGCGGCCGAGGCGCTGGGACTGGCCCGGGAGTTGGCCCGCCGGACCCAGGTTCTGGAGGAGCCGGGGACC from Streptomyces sp. CC0208 carries:
- a CDS encoding DUF4287 domain-containing protein encodes the protein MSHVLSEETHRNLLARIPHCTGREVSDWLRTVDEGPALFRFEEKVSWLRHEHNLAYGHAKAIIHEYDLRRAARRYF
- a CDS encoding Bax inhibitor-1/YccA family protein, coding for MRSSNPVFSRRGFSRDNGYAGFNTAPQAGGAAVGTQGSPYAQPQGNPYATNPYAQQGLQQGAPPQTPVTTGRMTMDDVVLRTGTTLGILIVTAALAWALLPVDDANIGRSYGIGIGAALIGMVLALVQSFKRKATPALIVSYAAFEGVFLGVVSSVVDHRIASGAAMQAVIGTLAVFAAVLVAYKAGWIRVNRRFYGFVMAAALGFVLLMVVNMLFAVFGGGDGLGFRSGGLGILFGIIGVLLGACFLALDFKQVEDGIAYGAPKEEAWLAAFGLTLTLVWIYMEFLRLIAILNSND
- a CDS encoding 4-hydroxybenzoate 3-monooxygenase → MRTTVGIIGAGPAGLLLARLLHHAGIDSVVLESRDRAYVEQRQRAGILEQGTVDVLRAVGAGERMDREGLPHDGIELRYDRKRHRVDFPALTGGRSVMVYAQTEVCKDLIALQLKDGGPLLFEAEALAVEGADTDAPRVRFRHEGREDVLECEYVVGCDGFWGVARKAIPAELARVFERTYPFAWLGILADVPPSHDELVYARHDRGFALLSMRSPSVSRLYLQVPEGTDAQSWGDEEIWDELERRFETDDDWRLDRGPITQKSVTPMRSYVHEPMRHGRLFLAGDAAHIVPPTGAKGLNLAVGDVVTFARALTHQKETGSAERLDAYSETCLRRVWQAERFSYDMTSLLHRAPDATGFEDRMQLARLERIAGSRAAETDLAEGYTGFPFG